A part of Streptomyces sp. DSM 40750 genomic DNA contains:
- a CDS encoding nucleotidyltransferase domain-containing protein, with translation MTDVLDIDLAPVVAEQPDPLLFATVSGAHLYGFPSRDSDVDLRGVHVLPTAELVGLREPEETRSKMWDRDGVEMDLVTHDLRKFARLLLRRNGYVLEQLLSPLVVHTGEAHRELIALAPGVLTRHHAHHYRGFAITQWRLFEKTGELKPLLYTFRVLLTGIHLMRSGEVRAHLPTLLPEIDEAPAYLPDLVAAKAAQEHGKADVDQERVAEDVERLQGVLDQEQALSVLPENPSAYDALHDFVVRVRLDGLKR, from the coding sequence ATGACCGACGTCCTCGACATCGACCTGGCTCCGGTGGTGGCGGAACAGCCCGACCCGTTGTTGTTCGCCACCGTCTCCGGAGCGCATCTGTACGGCTTCCCCTCGCGTGACTCGGACGTCGACCTGCGCGGCGTCCATGTGCTGCCGACGGCCGAACTGGTCGGGCTGCGCGAGCCGGAGGAGACCCGGTCGAAGATGTGGGACCGGGACGGTGTCGAGATGGACCTCGTCACACACGATCTGCGCAAGTTCGCACGGCTGTTGCTGCGTCGCAACGGCTATGTGCTGGAGCAGTTGCTCTCCCCGCTCGTGGTGCACACGGGCGAGGCGCACCGTGAACTGATCGCGCTCGCGCCCGGGGTCCTCACCCGGCACCACGCCCACCACTACCGCGGGTTCGCCATCACCCAGTGGCGGCTCTTCGAGAAGACCGGTGAACTCAAGCCGCTGCTCTACACGTTCCGGGTGCTGCTCACCGGTATCCATCTGATGCGCAGCGGCGAGGTGCGGGCCCATCTGCCCACCCTGCTGCCGGAGATCGACGAGGCGCCCGCGTATCTCCCGGACCTCGTCGCGGCGAAGGCCGCGCAGGAGCACGGCAAGGCCGACGTCGACCAGGAGCGCGTGGCGGAGGACGTGGAGCGGCTGCAGGGGGTCCTGGACCAGGAGCAGGCGCTGTCAGTGCTGCCGGAGAATCCGTCCGCGTACGACGCCCTCCACGACTTCGTCGTCCGGGTCCGCCTGGACGGCCTGAAGCGCTGA
- a CDS encoding ADP-ribosylglycohydrolase family protein yields MTMTLRTKRSATGSLLGLALGDALGFPTEFNDVPSILAKCGPWRKMELPRPAIVTDDTQMTLALGHGLRAAMDRGVLAPEALVRAVRKEFVEWSLSPENNRAPGHTCLVACELLAVERHPWQFASQIGSKGCGANMRVAPLGLIGPLSDEQRAGAAQLQAALTHGHPTALAASDLTAHAVRLLTQGVEPMGLVGRLRSYAYENRARYHARWLGDLWTYSQDPSPEHYIARGWDECLRALDRVQEALRLPSPETDPCLATGEGWIAEEALATGLLCFLLFVDEPVTALRRAACTKGDSDSIACLTGAFAGAYHGPDAWPAEWADRIEYQGDLVSLGALWDA; encoded by the coding sequence ATGACCATGACGCTGCGTACGAAGCGCTCCGCCACCGGATCCCTGCTCGGACTCGCCCTCGGAGACGCCCTCGGCTTCCCGACGGAGTTCAACGACGTCCCGTCGATCCTCGCCAAGTGCGGCCCCTGGCGGAAGATGGAGCTGCCGAGGCCCGCGATCGTCACCGACGACACCCAGATGACGCTGGCGCTGGGTCACGGGCTGCGCGCGGCCATGGACCGCGGGGTGCTCGCCCCCGAAGCCCTGGTGCGGGCCGTCCGCAAGGAGTTCGTGGAGTGGTCCCTCTCCCCGGAGAACAACCGCGCCCCCGGCCACACCTGCCTGGTCGCCTGCGAGCTCCTCGCGGTCGAGCGCCACCCCTGGCAGTTCGCCAGCCAGATCGGCTCCAAGGGCTGTGGCGCCAACATGCGGGTCGCGCCCCTCGGCCTGATAGGCCCGCTCAGCGACGAACAGCGCGCGGGCGCCGCCCAGTTGCAGGCCGCCCTCACCCACGGCCACCCCACCGCCCTCGCCGCGTCCGACCTCACCGCACACGCGGTCCGGCTGCTCACCCAGGGCGTCGAACCGATGGGCCTGGTCGGCCGGCTGCGGTCGTACGCGTACGAGAACCGTGCCCGCTACCACGCGCGCTGGCTCGGCGACCTGTGGACCTACAGCCAGGACCCCTCGCCCGAGCACTACATCGCCCGCGGCTGGGACGAGTGCCTGCGGGCCCTGGACCGTGTCCAGGAGGCCCTGCGGCTTCCGTCGCCCGAGACGGACCCCTGCCTGGCCACGGGGGAGGGCTGGATCGCCGAGGAGGCCCTCGCCACCGGGCTGCTGTGCTTCCTGCTTTTCGTCGACGAGCCCGTCACCGCGCTGCGCCGCGCCGCCTGCACCAAGGGCGACTCCGACTCCATCGCCTGCCTCACCGGCGCCTTCGCGGGCGCCTACCACGGGCCGGACGCCTGGCCCGCCGAGTGGGCCGACCGGATCGAGTACCAGGGCGACCTCGTGTCGCTGGGGGCCCTCTGGGACGCTTGA
- a CDS encoding NUDIX hydrolase has protein sequence MTSPEGYDKYAFEPFAVTVDLAVFTVRAGTLQVLLVERGQEPYAGRWALPGGFVLPDESAEEAAWRELAEETGVTDASGLHLEQLRTYSEPGRDPRMRVVTVAFAALFPDPPVPHGGGDAAQAQWLRFNAIGPLAFDHDRILADAHERVGAKLEYTCLATSFCPPEFTLGELQQVYETVWGTPLDRPNFRRKVLATPGFVEQVPGAARLTGGRGKPAALYRAGGATALHPPLLRPTTEGRP, from the coding sequence ATGACCTCACCCGAGGGCTACGACAAGTACGCCTTCGAACCCTTCGCCGTCACCGTCGACCTGGCCGTCTTCACCGTCCGCGCGGGCACCCTCCAGGTGCTGCTCGTCGAGCGCGGGCAGGAGCCGTACGCGGGCCGCTGGGCGCTGCCCGGCGGGTTCGTGCTGCCGGACGAGTCCGCGGAGGAGGCCGCCTGGCGCGAACTCGCGGAGGAGACCGGGGTCACGGACGCCTCCGGGCTCCACCTGGAGCAGCTGCGGACCTACAGCGAGCCGGGCAGGGACCCGCGGATGCGGGTCGTCACCGTCGCGTTCGCCGCGCTGTTCCCGGACCCGCCCGTCCCGCACGGCGGCGGTGACGCGGCCCAGGCCCAGTGGCTGCGGTTCAACGCCATCGGTCCGCTCGCCTTCGACCACGACCGCATCCTCGCCGACGCCCACGAACGCGTCGGCGCCAAGCTCGAGTACACCTGTCTCGCCACCTCCTTCTGCCCGCCCGAGTTCACCCTCGGTGAGCTGCAGCAGGTCTACGAGACCGTGTGGGGCACCCCGCTCGACCGGCCCAACTTCCGGCGCAAGGTGCTGGCCACGCCGGGCTTCGTCGAACAGGTGCCCGGCGCCGCCCGCCTGACCGGCGGCCGCGGCAAGCCCGCCGCGCTGTACCGAGCGGGTGGGGCCACCGCCCTGCACCCGCCCCTGCTGCGACCCACCACGGAAGGACGGCCCTGA
- a CDS encoding pseudouridine synthase, with translation MRSSGSGSGRNNGRGNPRGSGGGGKPRGSGGSGSQPKGGAGRDDRPKRAGKPRPEERRYDVGPGATHEGPKSGRGNAARGGAKGGPKQSQQPGSGRGRWAPATSREYDARAEERNRERYAGKKDVKLPKTFPGAEQEGERLQKILARAGYGSRRACEELIEQARVEVNGEIVLEQGKRVDPEKDEVKVDGLTVATQSYQFFSLNKPAGVVSTMEDNEGRQCLGDYVTNRETRLFHVGRLDTETEGVILLTNHGELAHRLTHPKYGVKKVYLAHIVGPIPRDLGKRLKDGIQLEDGYARADHFRVVEQTGKNYLVEVTLHEGRKHIVRRMLAEAGFPVDKLVRVAFGPITLGDQKSGWLRRLSNTEVGMLMQEVDL, from the coding sequence ATGCGAAGCAGTGGCAGCGGCAGTGGCAGGAACAACGGGCGCGGCAACCCCCGGGGAAGCGGTGGTGGCGGCAAACCCCGCGGGTCCGGTGGAAGCGGCTCGCAGCCGAAGGGCGGGGCAGGGCGCGACGACAGGCCGAAGCGCGCGGGCAAGCCCCGTCCCGAGGAGCGCCGCTACGACGTGGGCCCCGGCGCCACCCACGAAGGGCCGAAGTCCGGGCGTGGCAACGCGGCCCGCGGCGGCGCCAAGGGCGGCCCCAAGCAGTCCCAGCAGCCGGGTAGTGGACGCGGCCGTTGGGCTCCGGCGACGTCGCGTGAGTACGACGCGCGGGCCGAGGAGCGCAACCGGGAGCGGTACGCGGGCAAGAAGGACGTCAAGCTGCCCAAGACCTTCCCGGGCGCCGAGCAGGAGGGCGAGCGGCTGCAGAAGATCCTCGCGCGTGCGGGCTACGGTTCCCGGCGGGCCTGCGAGGAGCTGATCGAGCAGGCGCGCGTCGAGGTCAACGGCGAGATCGTCCTGGAGCAGGGCAAGCGCGTCGACCCGGAGAAGGACGAGGTCAAGGTCGACGGGCTGACGGTCGCGACGCAGTCGTACCAGTTCTTCTCGTTGAACAAGCCGGCCGGTGTCGTGTCGACGATGGAGGACAACGAGGGCCGGCAGTGCCTCGGCGACTATGTGACCAACCGCGAGACGCGGCTCTTCCACGTCGGACGGCTCGACACCGAGACCGAGGGCGTCATCCTGCTCACCAACCACGGTGAGCTGGCGCACCGGCTGACCCACCCCAAATACGGCGTGAAGAAGGTGTACCTCGCGCACATCGTGGGCCCGATCCCGCGCGACCTGGGCAAGCGGCTCAAGGACGGCATCCAGCTGGAGGACGGGTACGCGCGCGCGGACCACTTCCGGGTCGTCGAGCAGACCGGCAAGAACTACCTCGTCGAGGTGACCCTGCACGAGGGGCGCAAGCACATCGTGCGCCGGATGCTGGCGGAGGCCGGCTTCCCGGTCGACAAGCTGGTGCGCGTCGCCTTCGGGCCGATCACCCTCGGCGACCAGAAGTCGGGCTGGCTGCGCCGCCTGTCGAACACCGAGGTCGGGATGCTGATGCAGGAGGTCGACCTCTAG
- the scpB gene encoding SMC-Scp complex subunit ScpB, with product MSEERTEVPAGPRTVADLDLKPALEAVLMVVDEPATAEHLSKILERPKRQITKALRELADEYAVQGRGFELRLIAGGWRFYTRPEYAAAVERFVLDGQQARLTQAALETLAVVAYRQPVSRSRVSAVRGVNCDGVMRTLLQRGLVEEAGAEPETGAILYRTTNYFLERMGLRGLDELPELAPFLPEAEAIEAETLEGVPSFDPDAPDADADDTTTTEL from the coding sequence GTGAGCGAGGAGAGAACGGAGGTGCCCGCGGGTCCGCGTACCGTCGCCGACCTCGACCTCAAGCCCGCCCTGGAGGCCGTCCTCATGGTCGTGGACGAGCCCGCGACGGCGGAGCATCTGTCGAAGATACTGGAGCGGCCGAAGCGGCAGATCACCAAGGCGCTCAGGGAACTGGCCGACGAGTACGCGGTGCAGGGGCGCGGGTTCGAGCTGCGGCTGATCGCCGGGGGGTGGCGGTTCTACACCCGGCCCGAGTACGCCGCCGCCGTCGAGCGGTTCGTGCTCGACGGGCAGCAGGCCCGGCTCACGCAGGCCGCGCTGGAGACACTGGCCGTGGTCGCGTACCGGCAGCCGGTGAGCCGCAGCAGGGTCTCGGCCGTACGAGGAGTCAACTGCGACGGGGTCATGCGCACCCTTCTCCAGCGGGGTCTGGTCGAGGAGGCGGGCGCGGAACCCGAAACAGGTGCGATCCTGTACAGGACGACGAACTACTTTCTGGAGCGGATGGGCCTGCGCGGCCTGGACGAGCTCCCGGAGCTCGCGCCCTTCCTCCCGGAGGCGGAGGCGATCGAGGCCGAGACGCTGGAAGGGGTCCCGTCGTTCGATCCGGATGCACCGGATGCAGATGCAGACGACACGACGACGACGGAACTTTGA
- a CDS encoding segregation and condensation protein A, protein MTSYDSSAAASGGSAGRRRALGRGPSAPPVEPVEGESAAEERSSADAGGASCPPVPPRGTTAHNADGGDEEPSAAVPAEAEAEARPRSEAAPAEAAPEASGGSEEPESADDGVFKVRLSNFEGPFDLLLQLISKHKLDVTEVALSKVTDEFMAHIRAMGPDWDLDETTEFLVVAATLLDLKAARLLPSAEVEDEADLALLEARDLLFARLLQYRAYKQIAEIFNRRLDEEARRYPRTVGLEPQHAELLPEVVISIGAEGFAKLAVKAMQPKPKPQVYVDHIHAPLVSVQEQAGIVVARLRELGEASFRVLVEDTDDTLTVVARFLALLELYREKAVALDQETALGDLIVRWTGGDTDAEPVVTDEFDRPPEPPKEEKKA, encoded by the coding sequence ATGACCTCGTATGACTCCTCTGCGGCGGCCTCCGGCGGTTCGGCCGGTCGTCGGCGTGCGCTGGGGAGGGGGCCCTCGGCTCCGCCGGTCGAGCCGGTCGAGGGTGAGTCCGCAGCTGAGGAGCGTTCTTCGGCTGACGCCGGTGGGGCGTCCTGCCCGCCTGTTCCGCCCCGCGGAACGACTGCCCACAACGCCGACGGCGGTGACGAGGAGCCCTCTGCCGCCGTCCCCGCCGAAGCCGAAGCCGAAGCGCGCCCACGGTCCGAGGCCGCGCCCGCCGAAGCCGCGCCAGAGGCGTCCGGCGGTTCCGAGGAGCCCGAGTCGGCCGACGACGGTGTCTTCAAGGTTCGGCTTTCCAACTTCGAAGGCCCCTTCGATCTTCTTCTCCAGCTGATCTCCAAGCACAAGCTGGACGTCACCGAAGTCGCGCTCTCCAAGGTCACCGACGAGTTCATGGCGCACATCCGGGCGATGGGGCCGGACTGGGACCTGGATGAGACGACCGAGTTCCTGGTGGTCGCGGCGACCTTGCTGGATCTGAAAGCCGCGCGGCTGCTGCCCTCCGCCGAGGTCGAGGACGAAGCCGACCTCGCGCTCCTCGAAGCGCGGGACCTGCTCTTCGCCCGGCTGCTCCAGTACCGCGCGTACAAGCAGATCGCGGAGATCTTCAACCGGCGGCTGGACGAGGAGGCGCGACGGTATCCGCGTACCGTCGGGCTGGAGCCGCAGCACGCGGAGCTGTTGCCCGAGGTGGTCATCAGCATCGGGGCGGAGGGATTCGCCAAGCTGGCCGTCAAAGCCATGCAGCCGAAGCCCAAGCCGCAGGTGTACGTCGATCACATCCACGCGCCGCTGGTGAGTGTGCAGGAGCAGGCCGGGATCGTCGTCGCGCGGCTGCGGGAGCTGGGCGAGGCGTCGTTCCGCGTGCTGGTCGAGGACACCGACGACACCCTCACCGTCGTCGCCCGTTTCCTCGCGCTGCTGGAGCTGTACCGGGAGAAGGCCGTGGCGCTGGACCAGGAGACCGCGCTGGGCGATCTGATCGTGCGGTGGACCGGTGGGGACACGGACGCCGAGCCCGTGGTCACGGACGAGTTCGACCGGCCCCCAGAGCCTCCCAAGGAGGAGAAGAAGGCGTGA
- a CDS encoding ParA family protein — MPAPVSGPTGFAAVGSVAVRTFAAHQSQQPAGLTQPAPQSMDGQHVNAMAGDGSGGVHNHFADYDELPDGHFYDPDAEYEPDPEYAATLAPDAARQRRERIGPTGRPLPYFPIPGPLTDHGPAKIIAMCNQKGGVGKTTSTINLGAALAEYGRRVLLVDFDPQGALSVGLGVNPMELDLTVYNLLMERGMSADDVLLKTAVPNMDLLPSNIDLSAAEVQLVSEVARESTLQRALKPLMADYDYIVIDCQPSLGLLTVNALTAAHKVIVPLECEFFALRGVALLTETIEKVQERLNPELELDGILATMYDSRTVHSREVLARVVEAFDDHVYHTVIGRTVRFPETTVAGEPITTYASNSVGAAAYRQLAREVLARCHAE; from the coding sequence ATGCCTGCGCCGGTCTCGGGTCCCACGGGGTTCGCGGCTGTCGGCTCCGTCGCTGTCCGCACCTTCGCAGCCCACCAGAGTCAGCAACCAGCCGGGCTAACTCAGCCAGCACCCCAGAGCATGGATGGCCAACACGTGAACGCCATGGCCGGCGACGGAAGTGGCGGGGTCCACAACCACTTCGCCGACTACGACGAGCTGCCCGACGGGCACTTCTACGACCCCGACGCCGAGTACGAGCCCGATCCCGAGTACGCGGCCACGCTCGCGCCCGACGCGGCCCGCCAGCGCCGCGAGCGCATCGGTCCGACCGGTCGCCCGCTGCCGTACTTCCCGATCCCGGGCCCGCTGACCGACCACGGCCCCGCGAAGATCATCGCGATGTGCAACCAGAAGGGCGGCGTCGGCAAGACGACGTCGACCATCAACCTGGGTGCCGCGCTCGCGGAGTACGGCCGCCGGGTCTTGCTCGTCGACTTCGACCCGCAGGGCGCCCTCTCGGTCGGTCTCGGTGTGAACCCGATGGAGCTCGACCTCACGGTCTACAACCTGCTCATGGAGCGGGGCATGTCGGCCGACGACGTCCTGCTGAAGACCGCGGTCCCCAACATGGATCTGCTGCCGAGCAACATCGACCTGTCGGCGGCCGAGGTCCAGCTGGTCTCCGAGGTCGCGCGCGAGTCCACGCTGCAGCGGGCCCTGAAGCCGCTGATGGCCGACTACGACTACATCGTGATCGACTGCCAGCCCTCGCTCGGTCTGCTCACCGTGAACGCTCTGACGGCCGCGCACAAGGTGATCGTGCCGCTGGAGTGCGAGTTCTTCGCGCTGCGCGGTGTCGCGCTGCTGACGGAGACCATCGAGAAGGTCCAGGAGCGGCTCAACCCCGAGCTGGAACTCGACGGCATCCTCGCCACGATGTACGACTCGCGCACCGTGCACAGCCGTGAGGTTCTCGCGCGGGTCGTCGAAGCGTTCGACGACCACGTCTACCACACGGTCATCGGGCGCACGGTCCGCTTCCCGGAGACCACGGTCGCCGGTGAGCCGATCACCACGTACGCCTCCAACTCCGTCGGCGCCGCCGCGTACCGCCAGCTCGCCAGGGAGGTGCTCGCCCGGTGTCACGCCGAGTGA
- the ald gene encoding alanine dehydrogenase, translating to MIDVKVGIPREVKNNEFRVAITPAGVHELVRHGHQVVIEQGAGVGSSIPDVEYVAAGAEILATADEVWATADLLLKVKEPIAEEYHRLRKDQTLFTYLHLAASKECTDALVESGTTAIAYETVELPGRALPLLAPMSEVAGRLAPQVGAYHLMRANGGRGVLPGGVPGVQAGRAVVIGGGVSGWNAAQIAIGMGFHVTLLDKDINKLKEADKIFGTKIQTVVSNAFELEKACLEADLVIGAVLIPGAKAPKLVTNELVSRMKPGSVLVDIAIDQGGCFEDSRPTTHAEPTFPVHDSVFYCVANMPGAVPNTSTYALTNATLPYIVELADHGWVEALRRDPALAKGLNTHDGKVVYREVAEAHGLEHAELASLLG from the coding sequence GTGATCGACGTGAAGGTCGGCATCCCCCGCGAGGTCAAGAACAACGAGTTCCGGGTGGCCATCACCCCCGCCGGCGTGCACGAGCTGGTGCGCCACGGCCACCAGGTCGTCATCGAGCAGGGCGCCGGTGTCGGCTCGTCGATCCCGGACGTCGAGTACGTCGCCGCCGGCGCCGAGATCCTGGCCACGGCCGACGAGGTGTGGGCCACCGCCGACCTGCTGCTCAAGGTCAAGGAACCCATCGCCGAGGAGTACCACCGCCTCCGCAAGGACCAGACGCTCTTCACCTACCTGCACCTGGCCGCCTCCAAGGAGTGCACCGACGCCCTCGTCGAGTCGGGCACGACCGCGATCGCGTACGAGACCGTCGAACTGCCCGGCCGCGCGCTGCCGCTGCTCGCCCCGATGTCCGAGGTCGCGGGTCGGCTCGCCCCGCAGGTCGGCGCGTACCACCTGATGCGGGCCAACGGTGGCCGCGGTGTGCTGCCCGGCGGTGTGCCGGGTGTGCAGGCAGGCCGGGCCGTCGTCATCGGCGGCGGTGTGTCGGGCTGGAACGCCGCGCAGATCGCCATCGGCATGGGCTTCCACGTGACCCTGCTCGACAAGGACATCAACAAGCTCAAGGAAGCCGACAAGATCTTCGGCACGAAGATCCAGACGGTCGTCTCCAACGCCTTCGAGCTGGAGAAGGCGTGCCTGGAGGCCGACCTCGTCATCGGCGCCGTCCTCATCCCGGGCGCCAAGGCCCCGAAGCTGGTCACCAACGAGCTCGTGTCGCGCATGAAGCCGGGAAGTGTCCTTGTCGACATCGCGATCGACCAGGGTGGCTGCTTCGAGGACTCGCGTCCGACCACCCACGCCGAGCCGACCTTCCCGGTCCACGACTCGGTCTTCTACTGCGTCGCCAACATGCCCGGCGCGGTGCCCAACACCTCGACCTACGCGCTGACCAACGCCACGCTGCCGTACATCGTCGAACTCGCCGACCACGGCTGGGTCGAGGCGCTGCGGCGCGACCCGGCGCTGGCCAAGGGCCTCAACACCCATGACGGCAAGGTGGTTTACCGCGAGGTCGCCGAGGCGCACGGCCTGGAACACGCGGAGTTGGCGTCGCTGCTCGGCTGA
- a CDS encoding tetratricopeptide repeat protein — protein sequence MADQAVDIGDARVSGTGRPPAVEAAPTDSQFLGRARELKELRADIGRAGLNTLAGRKAPHARVLLIAGRPGFGRTALAEELVRQVTDGYPDGVLRTRLTEPDGTRVPVESAARELLGELGLPTPAGADEDDLSEALREALADRRVVLLLDDAADAEQVDALLPDTPDSLVVAVSEGPLTGISDVRPCTLGGLDTKSAVELLERFTGSVRITVDPRSAEGLAEVCGAQPAALRLAGGWLAARPTAAVSDLAKQLRAEGDDSPPLAKVFKLSYASLPTTAARILRLLALAPAGLVDPHIASALAGCAIGAARTTLDDFVALGFLHPVDSPMPQYEVPGCLQPLLWALAESQERPGELQLARARMLERSVRLLQSCRAITETDSPLAREKLLGMPKALRFPSPRAAEEWLGVRRPALLAAARLAVADGELDTLARRLMSQLVRAMVAHFGTQAAAPDLYGIHRLVLDVAERRDLPREQAAALLNLGDLDARTGRTTAALARYRAALDAGRRANDPYATGRAMESVGGAHQELEDYERAADWYGRALAQRLARDERADAARLYGRIATAHTYAGRYGEALRNWSSALTGHRRLGDVGGQARALSEMARVQEYAGRPEEALRTCQEAVEWARRAEDTRLQAALQLRLADTLERLGDPAAARLHRRAAELLLGDELPDSETSEIEPEHGANACEIRSASAKD from the coding sequence GTGGCGGATCAGGCGGTGGACATCGGGGATGCCCGGGTGTCCGGAACAGGGCGGCCCCCGGCTGTCGAGGCCGCCCCCACGGACAGTCAGTTCCTTGGCCGGGCAAGAGAGTTGAAGGAACTGCGGGCCGACATCGGCCGGGCCGGTCTCAACACCCTCGCGGGCCGGAAGGCGCCCCACGCGCGCGTGCTGCTCATCGCCGGCCGTCCCGGCTTCGGCCGCACCGCGCTCGCCGAGGAACTCGTCCGGCAGGTTACCGACGGTTACCCCGACGGTGTGCTGCGGACCCGGCTCACCGAACCCGACGGCACCCGTGTCCCGGTCGAGAGCGCGGCGCGGGAACTGCTCGGGGAACTCGGACTGCCGACCCCCGCCGGCGCCGACGAGGACGACCTCAGCGAGGCCCTGCGCGAAGCGCTGGCGGATCGCCGGGTGGTCCTGCTGCTGGACGACGCGGCCGACGCCGAGCAGGTCGACGCGCTGCTGCCGGACACACCGGACTCCCTGGTCGTGGCGGTCTCCGAGGGGCCGCTGACGGGCATCTCCGACGTCCGCCCGTGCACCCTGGGCGGACTGGACACCAAGTCCGCCGTGGAACTGCTGGAACGCTTCACCGGCTCGGTGCGCATCACCGTGGACCCGCGCTCCGCCGAGGGGCTCGCCGAGGTGTGCGGGGCCCAGCCCGCCGCGCTGCGGCTCGCCGGGGGCTGGCTGGCCGCCCGGCCCACGGCCGCCGTCTCCGACCTGGCCAAACAGCTGCGCGCCGAGGGCGACGACAGCCCGCCGCTCGCCAAGGTCTTCAAGCTGTCGTACGCCTCGCTGCCGACCACCGCCGCCCGGATACTGCGCCTCCTGGCGCTCGCCCCGGCCGGCCTGGTCGACCCGCACATCGCCTCCGCTCTCGCCGGCTGCGCGATCGGCGCGGCCCGCACCACGCTGGACGACTTCGTGGCCCTCGGGTTCCTGCACCCGGTCGACTCGCCGATGCCGCAGTACGAGGTCCCCGGCTGCCTCCAGCCGCTGCTGTGGGCCCTCGCCGAGAGCCAGGAGCGGCCGGGCGAGCTGCAACTGGCCCGCGCGCGGATGCTGGAGCGGTCGGTACGGCTGCTGCAGTCCTGCCGGGCCATCACCGAGACCGACAGCCCGCTGGCCCGCGAGAAGCTCCTCGGGATGCCCAAGGCGCTGCGGTTCCCGAGCCCCCGGGCCGCCGAGGAGTGGCTGGGCGTCCGCCGGCCCGCGCTGCTGGCCGCGGCCCGGCTCGCGGTGGCCGACGGCGAGCTGGACACCCTGGCCCGGCGTCTGATGTCCCAGCTGGTCCGGGCCATGGTGGCGCACTTCGGCACCCAGGCCGCGGCCCCCGACCTGTACGGCATCCACCGGCTCGTCCTCGACGTCGCCGAGCGCCGTGACCTGCCCCGTGAGCAGGCGGCGGCCCTGCTGAACCTCGGCGACCTGGATGCCCGGACCGGCCGTACGACGGCGGCGCTGGCCCGCTACCGGGCCGCGCTCGACGCCGGGCGGCGGGCGAACGACCCCTATGCGACCGGTCGCGCGATGGAATCCGTAGGCGGCGCCCACCAGGAGTTGGAGGACTACGAACGGGCCGCCGACTGGTACGGCAGGGCACTCGCCCAGCGGCTCGCCCGGGACGAGCGCGCGGACGCCGCCCGGCTGTACGGCCGGATCGCCACCGCGCACACCTACGCGGGCCGCTACGGCGAGGCACTGCGCAACTGGAGTTCGGCGCTCACCGGCCACCGCCGGCTCGGTGATGTGGGCGGCCAGGCAAGGGCGTTGAGCGAGATGGCGCGCGTCCAGGAGTACGCCGGGCGGCCGGAGGAGGCGCTGCGGACCTGTCAGGAGGCGGTGGAGTGGGCGCGGCGCGCAGAGGACACCCGGTTGCAGGCCGCGCTCCAGCTCCGGCTCGCCGACACCCTGGAGCGGCTCGGCGACCCGGCGGCGGCCCGGCTGCACCGGAGGGCCGCCGAGCTACTGCTGGGCGACGAGCTCCCCGACAGCGAAACCAGCGAGATCGAGCCGGAACACGGTGCTAACGCCTGCGAAATCCGTAGTGCATCCGCGAAAGATTGA
- a CDS encoding NUDIX domain-containing protein — protein MTIKDTAEEWEVRASETPFVGNKTSVRTDEVVMPDGSVVRRDYQVHPGSVAVLALDGQDRVLVLRQYRHPVREKLWEIPAGLLDVPGENPLHAAQRELYEEAHVKAEDWRVLTDVYTTPGGCDEAVRIFLARDLSAAEGQRFEVEDEEADMELARVPVDEVVRGVLAGELHNNCLVVGVLSLVAARSGEGVDALRPAEAPWPARPFES, from the coding sequence ATGACGATCAAGGACACCGCCGAGGAGTGGGAGGTCCGGGCGAGCGAGACGCCGTTCGTCGGCAACAAGACCTCCGTGCGCACCGACGAGGTGGTCATGCCCGACGGTTCGGTCGTCCGCCGCGACTACCAGGTCCACCCCGGTTCCGTCGCCGTCCTCGCCCTCGACGGGCAGGACCGGGTCCTGGTCCTCCGGCAGTACCGCCACCCCGTCCGCGAGAAGCTGTGGGAGATCCCGGCCGGGCTGCTCGACGTGCCGGGCGAGAACCCCCTGCACGCGGCCCAGCGCGAGCTGTACGAGGAGGCGCACGTCAAGGCGGAGGACTGGCGGGTGCTGACCGACGTCTACACCACGCCCGGCGGCTGCGACGAGGCCGTGCGGATCTTCCTCGCGCGCGACCTCTCCGCGGCCGAGGGGCAGCGCTTCGAGGTGGAGGACGAGGAGGCCGACATGGAGCTGGCCCGCGTTCCCGTGGACGAGGTGGTGCGGGGTGTCCTCGCCGGGGAGCTGCACAACAACTGCCTGGTGGTGGGGGTGCTTTCGCTGGTGGCGGCGAGGAGTGGAGAGGGCGTGGACGCGCTGCGTCCGGCTGAGGCGCCGTGGCCCGCCCGGCCGTTCGAGTCCTGA